The nucleotide window CAACAATTCAACACCTGGATCAAACCCCTCAGCGCGCAGGTGCTGGAGGACATGTCCAAGGTCACCATCTTTGTGGCCAACCGCTTCAAACTGGATTGGGTGCGTGCCCAATACAGCAGCCGTATTGCCTCCATGCTGGAGAAGATGTATGGCCAGCCAGTACAAGTTGAGTTAGCGATCACTCCCAGAGATACCCCCGTACGTACTGCCTCCTCTCCAAAGCTGGTCGAGGCGATTGCGGCCGAAGAAAGCCCTGAATTTGGGGAAGACCGGGGCCACAGTGGACCCAAGAATCGCCTGAACGCCATGCTCACGTTTGAGAACCTGGTGGAGGGTACCGCCAACCGCATGGCCCGCGCAGCCGCCATGCATGTAGCCACCATGCCAGGGCATTTGTACAACCCCCTGTTCATCTACGGCGGCGTCGGCCTGGGGAAAACCCACTTGATGCACGCCGTTGGTAATCGCTTACTTGCCGACAAGCCCGGAAGCAAAGTTCTCTACATCCATGCAGAACAATTTGTATCGGATGTGGTTAAGGCCTACCAGCGCAAGACTTTCGACGAATTCAAGGACCGCTACCACTCTCTGGATTTATTGTTGATCGACGATGTGCAGTTCTTTGCCAACAAAGACCGCACACAGGAAGAGTTCTTTAACGCCTTTGAGGCCCTGCTGGCCAAAAAGTCGCACATCGTGATGACCAGCGACACCTATCCCAAGGGACTGGCGGACATCCACGAACGCCTGGTTTCCCGGTTCGACTCCGGTCTGACGGTGGCCATCGAGCCGCCCGAGTTGGAAATGCGGGTGGCGATTCTGATCAACAAGGCCCGGGTCGAAGGCTCGGAGATGCCTGAGGAAGTGGCTTTCTTCGTCGCCAAGAACGTGCGCTCCAACGTGCGTGAGCTCGAAGGCGCGTTGCGTAAGATCCTGGCCTATTCGCGCTTCAACCAGAAGGAGATCTCCATCGCCCTGGCCCGCGAGGCGTTGCGTGACCTGCTGTCCATCCAGAACCGGCAGATTTCGGTGGAAAACATCCAGAAAACGGTGGCCGACTACTACAAGATCAAGGTCGCCGACATGTATTCCAAGAAGCGCCCAGCCAGCATTGCCCGCCCGCGTCAGATCGCGATGTACCTGGCCAAGGAACTGACACAAAAGAGCCTTCCGGAAATCGGAGAATTGTTTGGCGGGCGCGACCACACCACGGTGCTGCATGCGGTGCGCAAAATTGGCGGTGAGCGCCAGCAAATGACCGAGCTGAACCAGCAGCTCCACGTGCTGGAGCAAACCCTCAAAGGCTGATTACGGCGGAATGCAAAAACAAGTGCCTTTACCCCTCAGGAAGCTGGCAAAAAAGGGGAAAATGGCGTGATTTACACAAAACACGGGGACGGGGAGCATCCACCGCCCAGACAGATATCCAAAAGAGGCTGACATGATCGTTTTGAAGGCAACACAGGACAAGGTTCTCTCCGTTCTGCAATCGGTGGCGGGCATTGTGGAGCGCCGCCATACCCTGCCTATCCTGGCCAACGTGCTGGTGCGCAAAACCGGCACCTCGCTGCAGCTGACCACCAGCGATCTGGAAATACAGATCCGCACCACCGCCGAACTGGGCGGTGACACGGGCAACTTCACCACCACCATCGGTGCACGCAAGCTGATCGACATCCTGCGCACCATGCCGGCCGACCAGACCGTGTCGCTGGAGTCCAGCCAGAACAAGATCATCCTCAAAGGCGGCAAGAGCAAGTTCACGCTGCAGACCCTGCAAGCCGAAGACTTCCCGCTGGTGCAAGAGTCGGCCAACTTTGGCCCCGTGTTCAGCGTGCCGCAAAAAACACTGAAAGACCTGCTGGGCCAAGTGGCGTTTGCCATGGCTGTGCATGACATCCGTTACTACCTCAACGGTATTTTGTTTGTGGCTGAAGGCAAGCAGTTGAGCCTGGTCGCCACCGACGGCCACCGGCTGGCGTTTGCCTCCGCCACACTCGATGTCGAAGTGCCCAAACAAGAAGTCATCCTGCCGCGCAAGACCGTGATCGAACTGCAGCGATTGCTGTCGGATGCCGAAGGCGCGATTGAAATGCAATTCGCCAACAACCAGGCCAAGTTCACCTTTGACGGTATGGAGTTTGTGACCAAACTGGTCGAGGGCAAGTTCCCCGACTACAACCGCGTGATCCCCAAGAACCACAAGAACAGCATCACGCTGGGCCGCACCGCGCTCTTGGCTACGCTGCAACGCACAGCGATTCTGACCAGCGACAAGTTCAAGGGCGTGCGCCTGAACATTGATCCGGGCAGCCTGCGCGTTGCGTCCAACAATGCCGAGCAGGAAGAAGCGGTGGACGAGCTGGACATCGACTACGGCGGCGACAGCATCGAGATCGGTTTCAACGTGACCTACCTGATCGACGCACTGGCCAATATGAGCCAAGACATGGTCAAGCTGGAACTGTCCGACGGCAACAGCTCGGCACTGTTCACCATCCCCGACAACGCCACGTTCAAGTACGTGGTGATGCCGATGAGAATTTAACGCTACAAAAACAGTAGCTGCTTACGCAATCAAACCCCCGGTCTCCGGGGGTTTGGTCATTGAAGAGTTTGAGAAATCGTTAGAGAAGTACGCCATGTCTGAAGAAAACAAACCTGTTCCAACCCCCAATAACGACGCATCCGTCCACACGGGTGAGGGCGGCTCGGACAGTTCCAACTTCCAACCCACCATCGATACCAACCAGGCCGGTGCGACCGAAGCCTATGGCGAAGGCTCGATCCAGATTCTGGAAGGCCTGGAAGCGGTGCGCAAGCGCCCTGGCATGTACATCGGTGACACCTCCGACGGCACCGGCCTGCACCACCTGGTGTTCGAAGTGGTCGACAACTCCATCGATGAATCGCTGGCAGGCCATTGCGACGACATCCTGGTCACGATCCACTCCGACAATTCCATCAGCGTCGTCGACAACGGCCGGGGCATTCCGACCGGCGTGAAGATGGATGACAAACACGAGCCCAAGCGCTCAGCGGCTGAAATCGCGCTGACCGAGTTGCACGCGGGTGGCAAGTTCAACCAGAACAGCTACAAGGTGTCCGGTGGTTTGCACGGCGTCGGTGTTTCCTGCGTGAACGCGCTGTCCAAGATGCTGCGCCTGACCATTCGCCGCGACGGCAAAGTGCACGTGATGGAGTTCAGCAAAGGCTTTGTGCAAAACCGCATCGTCGAGACCGTGAACGGCATTGAAGTGTCGCCCATGAAGGTGATTGGCGAGACCGAAAAGCGCGGCACCGAAGTGCACTTCTTGCCCGACACCGAAATCTTCAAAGAGAACAACGATTTCCACTACGAAATCCTCTCCAAACGTCTGCGTGAACTCAGCTTCCTGAACAATGGCGTGAAGATTCGCCTGAAAGACGAGCGCAGTGGCAAAGAAGACGACTTCTCCGGCGCCGGTGGTGTGCAAGGCTTTGTGAACTTCATCAACAAAGGCAAGACGGTGTTGAACCCCAACATCTTCCATGCCATGGGTGACCGCCAGAGCGACCAGGGCACCAACATTGGTGTGGAAGTGGCCATGCAGTGGAACAGCGGCTTCAACGAGCAGGTGCTGTGCTTCACCAACAACATTCCCCAGCGTGACGGTGGTACCCACCTGACCGGCCTGCGCACCGCGATGACCCGCGTGATCAACAAGTACATCGACGACTCCGAGCTGGCCAAAAAAGCCAAGGTCGAAGTCACCGGTGACGACATGCGCGAAGGCCTGTGCTGCGTGCTGTCCGTCAAGGTACCCGAGCCCAAGTTCTCAAGCCAGACCAAAGACAAGCTGGTCTCGTCTGAGGTGCGCGGCCCGGTGGAAG belongs to Rhodoferax saidenbachensis and includes:
- the dnaN gene encoding DNA polymerase III subunit beta, whose translation is MIVLKATQDKVLSVLQSVAGIVERRHTLPILANVLVRKTGTSLQLTTSDLEIQIRTTAELGGDTGNFTTTIGARKLIDILRTMPADQTVSLESSQNKIILKGGKSKFTLQTLQAEDFPLVQESANFGPVFSVPQKTLKDLLGQVAFAMAVHDIRYYLNGILFVAEGKQLSLVATDGHRLAFASATLDVEVPKQEVILPRKTVIELQRLLSDAEGAIEMQFANNQAKFTFDGMEFVTKLVEGKFPDYNRVIPKNHKNSITLGRTALLATLQRTAILTSDKFKGVRLNIDPGSLRVASNNAEQEEAVDELDIDYGGDSIEIGFNVTYLIDALANMSQDMVKLELSDGNSSALFTIPDNATFKYVVMPMRI
- the dnaA gene encoding chromosomal replication initiator protein DnaA; the encoded protein is MTEGHHPKLSDPTGLDIGQSLWQSCMDQLAQELPEQQFNTWIKPLSAQVLEDMSKVTIFVANRFKLDWVRAQYSSRIASMLEKMYGQPVQVELAITPRDTPVRTASSPKLVEAIAAEESPEFGEDRGHSGPKNRLNAMLTFENLVEGTANRMARAAAMHVATMPGHLYNPLFIYGGVGLGKTHLMHAVGNRLLADKPGSKVLYIHAEQFVSDVVKAYQRKTFDEFKDRYHSLDLLLIDDVQFFANKDRTQEEFFNAFEALLAKKSHIVMTSDTYPKGLADIHERLVSRFDSGLTVAIEPPELEMRVAILINKARVEGSEMPEEVAFFVAKNVRSNVRELEGALRKILAYSRFNQKEISIALAREALRDLLSIQNRQISVENIQKTVADYYKIKVADMYSKKRPASIARPRQIAMYLAKELTQKSLPEIGELFGGRDHTTVLHAVRKIGGERQQMTELNQQLHVLEQTLKG